The DNA window CGGCCTGCGACCAGGCCCAGTACATCAGCCCGGAGCAGTCGAAGGCGCGCGGCCCGGTGGCGCCGTAGAAGTAGGGCGAGCCGAGGGCGCCGGTGGCGGCGGCGACGGCGGTGGCCGCGCGGCCGTCGGGGGCGGGCACATCGCCGAGGTCGATCCGGCCGGTGCCCCGGGTGGCCCGCTCATGGGCGGCGCGGGCGTCGTCGGCGGCGAGCCGGGCGCGCTGCTCGACGCTGAGGGTGGAGAGCAGTGCGCGGGCGCGGCCGAGCCGCTGCTGCACGGTCTGCTTGTCGTGGGCGAGGGCGAGGCGGACCCGTTCGAGTTCGGCGAGCTTGGCACCGGCCTCGGCGCGGCGCTGATCGAGGGCGCGCTGCCGGGTGGCGACCTCGTGCAGCACCTCGGCCTGCCGGACGCTGACCCGGTCGAGCGCGGTGGCGCGGTCCAGATAGCTGGCGGGGTCGGAGGAGAGCATCAGCTGCACCGTCGGGTCGAGGCCCCCGGAGCGGTACTGGGCGCCGGCGACCTGGGAGAGGTCGGCGAGCATCCGGTTGAGGGCGTCCCGGCCCCGGGCCACCTGGTCCTGGAGGACGGCGGACTCGCTGCGCAGCCGGCGGAGGCTCTCCCGGGCGCCGTTGTAGCGCTCGGTAGCGGCCTCGGCCTGCGTGTACAACTGGTCGACCTGGCGTTTGACGTCCTGTTCGGCGGGCCGTTCAGCGGGCTGCTCGGGGGGCTGCTCGGCAGGCCGTTCGGCGGGGCGCGAGGGTGCGGCTGGTGCGCCGGGTGCGGCCTGGGCGGCGGCGCCGGCGGTGAGGGCGACTGCGGCGGCTGCGGCGGCGGTGAACACCGTGGCACGCGCCCGCCCAGGCTGTCTGGGGCGGCGGTGGGTGGCCAACGCGGTTGCGCTCCCTTCGTCCTGACCGCCGCCGGAGGGGCGGTGGTCCGAGCGCAGACGTTAGCGAGTCAGGCCCCATGCGTCCAAATTGCCGTTTATCGGACTTTTTGACTGCCTGAAGATAGCAACGGAGCAGAAGACGCCAAAGGGCCCGACCCCCACCGAGGGAGTCGGGCCCAGAAAGTATCGGAACCGGGTCAGATCCGGACGATCTTCGCAATCGGCATCACGGTCGCGGACTCATAGCGGACCACCGCGCCGGTGTGCGGGGCGTGGATGATCTGGCCGTTGCCCACGTACATGCCGACGTGGCTCATGCCGCTGTAGTAGATGATCAGGTCGCCGGGCTTGGCGTTGGCGAGGCTGGTACCCATGGAGGTGCCCGCACCGGCCTGCGCCTGGGAGGTGCGCGGCAGCGTGATCCCGGCCTGCTGGTACGCCCACAGCATCAGACCGGAGCAGTCGAAGGTGGACGGACCGGTGGCGCCGTAGACATACGGCGAGCCCAGCCGGGTCTCGGCGGCGGCAATCGCTGCGGCGGCGTAGCTGGAGGCGCCCACCGTGCTGGCGGAGCCGCTGCCGGTGGAGGTGTCCAGGCCGGCGCGGGGGGCGGCACGGGAGGCGCGCTCGGCGGAGGCGGCCTCGGCAGCCCGGAGGGCGGCGCGCTCCTGGGCGGTGAGGGTGTTGAGCAGCGACTGAGCCTTGGAGAGCTTCTGCTGGACCTCGCTCTTGGCGCTCTTCAGCTCCTTGGCGGTGCGGTCCAGCTCGGCCAGCTTCTGCTGCGCCTCGGCCTTGTCCTGGTCGAGCTTGCGCTGCTTCTGCTGGAGCTGCTTCAGGGTGTCCGCCTGCTGGCTGCTCACCTGGTCCAGCGAGGACGCCTTGTCCAGGAACTGCGCCGGGTCCGAGGAGAGCATCAGCTGGACGGTGGGGTCGATGCCGCCCGAGCGGTACTGGGAGGAGGCGAGCTGGCCCAGGGTGCCCTGCATCGCGGAGACCTCGGACTGCTGGCGGGCGACCTGGTCCTGGATGTTGTTGACCTGCTTCTGGAGCTGCTGCTGCTTCTCCTTGGCCCCGTTGTACTGCTCCGTCGCGACCTCGGCCTGCTCATTGAGCTTGTCGACCTGGGCCTTCACGGACTCCTTGGTCGGCTTGGGGGCCGCGCTGGCGGTACCCGCCTGGGCGGATATGGCAACGGCGGTTGCGGCTGCGGCGGTGAGGACAGAGATCCGCGCGCGGCTCGGCTGCTTGGGACGGCGGTGGGACGCCACGAAGGCGGGCTCCATTCTTCCTACGGCCGCCTACCGGGTGAGCTGACGGGTTCGGGCTGGAAGCATGCCCTACGACGCCTCAGCCGACTTCACAGTCGGCCCTGACGCCGATTCACCCCGAGGAAGTGGTTCCCCGGCTCCGATCCGACGGCATCCCCTGGAGGACAGAGACCTGCCCTGCCGCTTCTCGAACTCGGCGGGAGCCGCCGCCGTCACCCGGGTCGGGAGATCACTTCGCGGTGGCTCCCGCCAGACACTAGTAACTGAACTGTGATCCGTTCAAATCCTTGTAGGTAAAAAGTCTGAACGGCAGCGAGATTTCTTGGAAATTGCCACCAGGGGTAGCCACGACATGACCCTGGGGTGACCGAAGGGCGGTCCGGACGCCCCAGGAGGCCGGTCCGGGCGTGGCGGACCTCACGTGGGCCGGAGACAGCCCTCGGGCCCGGCATGTCCGAAATGCCGGGCCCGAGGGGATTACTGAAGGTCCATGACGAATGGACCGTGATGTGCGGTCAGACGCGCCGGATCACCGAGATCGGCATGGAGGTCGCCGAGACGACCTCGACCGACTTTCCGGGACGCGGCGCGTGCACCACCATCCCGTTGCCGATGTACATGCCGACGTGGCTGCCGCCGTAATAGATGATCAGGTCGCCCGGCTGCGCCTGGGAGAGCGAGGGCACATTGGTACCCACCGTGCCCTGCGCTGAGGCGATACGCGGCAGCGTCACACCGGCCTGGCTGTAGGCCCAGAGCATCAGACCGGAGCAGTCGAAGGTGGACGGACCGGTCGCGCCGCTGACATAGGCCATGCCCTGCCTGCTGAGCGCCGCCTGCACGGCGACGGCCGCATAGCCGTGGGCCGGCGGCAGATTGCCGAGGTCCACCCGCTCCGCACCGCCGCGCGAGGCCCGCGCGTCCGCCGCGTCCAGCGCCGCGCGCTCCTGCACGGTGAGGGTGTTGAGCAGCGCCTGGGCATCGTGCAGCCGGGTCTGCATCTGCGACTTGTTCTGCTTGAGCTCGCGGGTGGTGCGGTCCAGCTCGGCCAGCGTGGACGACGCCTCCGCCTTCTGCTGGTCCAGGAGGCGCTGCTGCTCCTGGAGCCGCCGCAGCGCGTCGGCCTGCTGGGCGCTCACCTGGTCCGTGGAGGACGCCTTGGCCAGGAACTCGTCCGGGTTGGAGGAGAGCATCAGCTGGACGGTGGGGTCGATGCCGCCCGACCGGTACTGCGCGGACGCCAGCGCTCCCAGGTTCAGCTGGAGCTTGCTCACCTCGGCCTGCTGCCGGGCCACCCGGTCCTGCAACTGGGCTGCCTGCTTGCGCAGTTGCTGCTGCTTCTCCTTGGCGCCGTTGTACTTCTCGGTGGCCTGCTCGGCCTCCTCGTACAGGTTGTCGACCTTGGTCTTCACCTGCTCCTTGGTCGGCTTGGGATCCGCGTGCGCGGCACCGGCCTGGGCGGAGATGGCGACGGCGGTCGCAGCCGCCGCGGTGAAGACCGAGACCCGGGCGCGGCTCGGCTGCTTGGGACGGCGGTGGGACGCCAAGGGTAATGCTCCTTAATCCTTCAAACACCACTCGCACGAGTGACAGTTGGGACGGAGGTTTGACAACAGACCATAGTGGGGAACCAGTTGAGCGGCCAACCCCCGGCCTCAGGTGCGAACCAGCCGCCTCAACAGCAGCGCCGACGACACCGGCCGCGCACCGGCCCGCCGTACACCGTCGGCCACCTCGCGGTCGGACGAGACCACCACCACCGGCCGGCCGTCGGGCTCGGCCCGCACCAGCCGCCGGATCAGCTCGTCGGCCGTCTCCCCGGTACGGCTGAACCGCACCCGCACCCCGCGCGGCTGCGCCATGATCACCGGCGTGTCCAGGTCCTGCCCGTCGAAGACACAGGTCACCTCGGCGCCGCTCTGCGCCGCCAGCATGGAGAGCCCACCCAGCAGCCGGAGGCGCTGCTGCTCCAGCGGCAGCATGGGATAGCCGGTCTTGGTGACGTTGTAGCCGTCCACCAGCAGATGTACCTGGGGCAGCGCCAGCAACTGGTCCAGCAGCGCCGGGTCGTCCTCGGCCAGCGCCCGCCGGGCGACATCGTGCGGGGAGGCCGCCCCGGGCGCCACCGCCTCCACCAGGTCGGCCGGGCGCATCCGGGTCACCGGCAGCGCCAGCTCGCGCTGGAGGCCCTGGGCGGCGTGCAGCACGGTGTCCAGCAGCAGCCGCAGCCGCATGTCCTCCACGCTGCGGCCCTCGCGGGCCGTACGGCGGCCGGCCTCCAGGGCCGACTCCAGTTCGGCGACGCGATGCCGCAGCCGCCGGGCCTCGCCCTCGGCGGTGGAGCGCTCGGCCTGCGCCGCCGCCCGGGCCGCCTCCAGCTCGGCGGCCACCTTCCGGGTCGCGGCCTCCGCGCGGCGGGTGTCGCTCTCCAGGCTGCGCAGCTTCTTGCGCAGCGCGTCCGACTCCCGCTTGGCGGCGTCCAGTTCACCGCGCAGCCGATCGGCGTCGGTGCGGGCGGAGGCGCGCAGCGCGGCCAGTTCGCCCTCCAGCTTCTCCGCCAGGCGTACGGCCTCGGCGGCGGTGCCCTCGGCGTCGGCCCGCTCGGCCTCCTCGCCGGCGTCGGCCACCAGTCGGCTCCAGCCGCGCGACCGGACCAGATAGGCGGCGGCGGCCACATCCATCGGATCGGCGGCGGCCGGGGCCGTACCGCTCTCCAGCGCCCGCACCAGCTCGGGCTGGCCGAGCCGCAGCCGGTCCGCTATGCGCAGCCGGAAGAGCGGCTCGGCGGCCAGCGCGGCGGCCAGCGCGGTGGCGGCGTACTTGGCCCGCCGGGCCGGGGTGAACTTGGCGTACGGCCGCAGACCGGCGGGCAGCTCGGCGGCGGGCAGGCTGCCCAGGGCGTCCGCCGCTATCCCGACGACCCGGCGGCGCACCCCCTCCGGCAGCGGCCGGTCCAACCGCTCGCCGCTCTCGTCCTCGCCATGGTCGGCCGCGGCGGCATCCCCAGCCGAACCGCCGCCGGGAGCAGCTTCGGTGGACGGCTCGCCGCCCGAGGAAGCAGCACCGGCTGCGCCGGGGGCGCCGGAGGACGAAGCACCGGCCGAACTACCGCCGGCGGCAGCACCGCCGGAAGCCTCACCGGCGGAAGAGCCACCCCCGACCGCAGCGTCCCCGGACGACCCGCCATCGGACATGCTGCCGCCCGAGGAAGCAGCAGCGGCTGCGCCGGGGGCGCCGGAGGACGAAGCACCAACCGAACTACCGCCGGCGGCAGCACCACCGGAAGCCTCACCGGCGGAAGAGCCACCCCCTGCCGCAGCGTCCCCGGGCGGGCCGTCGCCGGGGGTGCCGGCAGTGGGGGCGTCGGCCGGGGCGGCGACGCCGGAGGCCGGGGCTTCGTCGGGGAGCCGGGGACGCCGTCCGGGCCACGGCCGCCGGCGCCGACCGCGCCCGCCCCGACCCCGGCGTCATCGGCCGCTCCCCGCGCAGCGGGCTGCCGCCCCTGCGGTCCGGCGGCCGTTCCAGCTCTGTCCACCACGTCCACGACTCCGATCCGTCTCGTCCGGCGCCTCCCCGTACACCGCTACCTTCGATTCTCCCGCGTGCCGGTTCCTGCCCGGCAGTGCGCCGGCCGAACCACGGCCCGGTTCAGGCCGAGTCGGCCTCGCCGGCGCCCGGCCGGTCGACCAGCTCCACCTGGTCCACGGCGTTGCACCAGCGGCAGCGCACCGACTCCACGCTCTCGCTGAGCACCTCGCGCTCCTCCACGGAGGGCTCGCCCGCCAGGTCGAGGTGGACGAACTCCACCACACGGGAGGTCCGCGTGACGTCGAAGCGGGTCAGGTTGCCGCACAGGGTGCAGCGCCACCGGGTCCCTGCGGTGGGCACGGGGACAGGCATGTGGGGGTCCTCTCGGTCGTCCCGGGCGATTCGCGTACGCCAAACCCTATGGCCTGAGGCCCTGCCCGCGGGCACTCGTTCGCGCCTCGGGACCGCCCGGTCCCCGGTGGTACGGCTCGCCCGTCCGCAGCACCCCGCAGTGCCGGATCCACCGCACCGGGGAATGCTCCGAACCATGGTGATCCCGGTGCACGACGACAGCCCGGTCCGGCGCCTGCCCCTGGTGACCTATGCGCTGATCGCGGTGAACGCCGCCGTCTTCGTCACCGGCCCGGCCTCCGGCCTCGACCCGCTGTACGGCTCGCCGCAGCAGCGCGGCTGCGCCCAGCAGCGCTACACCCAGCGCTGGGGGGCGGTCCCGGAGGAACTGCTGACCAACCGGCCGCTCTCCCCCGCCGCCGTACCGCCGCCCCCGGCCGGGGCGCCGCACTGCCCGCCCGCCGAGGTCCCCGGCAAGGTCCCGGCGCTCTCCGTGGTCACCTCGCTCTTTGTGCACGGCGGCTGGCTGCACCTGCTGGGCAATCTGCTCTTCCTGCTGGTCTTCGGCCGCGATGTGGAGGACCGCATGGGCCGGCTGCGCTTTCTCGCCTTCTATCTGGGCGTCGGCACCGTGGCGACCTACGGTTACGCCCTGGCCGAGATCCACACCGCGGACGCCACCCGCACCCTGATCGGTGCGTCCGGCGCCATCGCCGGGGTGCTCGGCGCCTCGCTGCGGCTCTATCCGAAGGCGCGGGTCACCAGCCTGGTGCCGCTGCTGCTCTTTCTGCCGCTGCGGTTCCCGGCCTGGCTGGTACTGGGCTTCTGGTTCGCCGTGCAGTGGTGGTGGGCGCACTCCGCCGACGACTCCGACCCGGGGGTGGCCTATCTCGCCCATGTGATCGGCTTCGCCGCCGGCTTCCTCGCCACCTGGGCGCTCTACGGCCGCGCCCGCTCCCCCCGGCAGCCCCCGCAGTCCCCGCAGCCCGCCGCCGACCCGCGCCGGGAGTCCGACCCCGACCCGGTCTGACCGGCGGACCTCAGTACGCTGGCCCGGCAGCCGTCCCCCTCCCGATCAGGAGACCCGTGTGATCACCGCGATCGTGCTCATCAAGACCACCGTCGACCGGATTCCCGAGATCGCCGAGGCAATCGCCGCGCTGGACGGCGTGAGCGAGGTCTACTCGGTCACCGGCACCTACGACCTGGTGGCGATGGTCCGGGTGCGCAGCCACGAGGACCTGGCCGAGGTGATCCCCGGCCACCTCAACAAGGTCCCCGGGGTGCAGCACACCGAGACGCACATCGCCTTCCGGACCTACTCGCAGCACGACCTGGAGGCGGCCTTCGCCCTCGGCCTGGACGAGTAGCCGCCCCCTCCCCGGGGGTGGTCAGCCCCGGCGGCTGTCCGGCACGCAGCGCCCGCCCTCGGTCCGGTACGACCAGCGGGCACCGTCGCTGACCAGTTCCCGGACCGCTGCCAGGAAGCGCTCCACATGCTCGTCGGGCGTGCCCGCGCCGAAGGAGACCCGGATCGCGTTGAGGCTGCGCTCCCCCGGCAGGGAGGGCTCGGGGGCGCCGCACTCCGAGGGTGCGTCCGCGGTGCCGCCGAGCAGGGTGCGCACCAGCGGGTGGGCGCAGAAGAGGCCGTCGCGCACCCCGATGCCGTACTCGGCGGAGAGCGCGGCGGCGAGGTGCGAGCTGTTCCAGCCACGGACCACAAAGGAGAGCACACCCACCCGCGCGTGGTCCTCGCCGAAGAGGCTGAGCACCTGCACCTCGGGGATCTCCGCCAGGCCGGTCCGCAGCCGGG is part of the Peterkaempfera bronchialis genome and encodes:
- a CDS encoding C40 family peptidase, with the protein product MASHRRPKQPSRARVSVFTAAAATAVAISAQAGAAHADPKPTKEQVKTKVDNLYEEAEQATEKYNGAKEKQQQLRKQAAQLQDRVARQQAEVSKLQLNLGALASAQYRSGGIDPTVQLMLSSNPDEFLAKASSTDQVSAQQADALRRLQEQQRLLDQQKAEASSTLAELDRTTRELKQNKSQMQTRLHDAQALLNTLTVQERAALDAADARASRGGAERVDLGNLPPAHGYAAVAVQAALSRQGMAYVSGATGPSTFDCSGLMLWAYSQAGVTLPRIASAQGTVGTNVPSLSQAQPGDLIIYYGGSHVGMYIGNGMVVHAPRPGKSVEVVSATSMPISVIRRV
- a CDS encoding NYN domain-containing protein; the encoded protein is MSDGGSSGDAAVGGGSSAGEASGGAAAGGSSAGASSSGAPGAAGAASSGGEPSTEAAPGGGSAGDAAAADHGEDESGERLDRPLPEGVRRRVVGIAADALGSLPAAELPAGLRPYAKFTPARRAKYAATALAAALAAEPLFRLRIADRLRLGQPELVRALESGTAPAAADPMDVAAAAYLVRSRGWSRLVADAGEEAERADAEGTAAEAVRLAEKLEGELAALRASARTDADRLRGELDAAKRESDALRKKLRSLESDTRRAEAATRKVAAELEAARAAAQAERSTAEGEARRLRHRVAELESALEAGRRTAREGRSVEDMRLRLLLDTVLHAAQGLQRELALPVTRMRPADLVEAVAPGAASPHDVARRALAEDDPALLDQLLALPQVHLLVDGYNVTKTGYPMLPLEQQRLRLLGGLSMLAAQSGAEVTCVFDGQDLDTPVIMAQPRGVRVRFSRTGETADELIRRLVRAEPDGRPVVVVSSDREVADGVRRAGARPVSSALLLRRLVRT
- a CDS encoding C40 family peptidase; translated protein: MASHRRPKQPSRARISVLTAAAATAVAISAQAGTASAAPKPTKESVKAQVDKLNEQAEVATEQYNGAKEKQQQLQKQVNNIQDQVARQQSEVSAMQGTLGQLASSQYRSGGIDPTVQLMLSSDPAQFLDKASSLDQVSSQQADTLKQLQQKQRKLDQDKAEAQQKLAELDRTAKELKSAKSEVQQKLSKAQSLLNTLTAQERAALRAAEAASAERASRAAPRAGLDTSTGSGSASTVGASSYAAAAIAAAETRLGSPYVYGATGPSTFDCSGLMLWAYQQAGITLPRTSQAQAGAGTSMGTSLANAKPGDLIIYYSGMSHVGMYVGNGQIIHAPHTGAVVRYESATVMPIAKIVRI
- a CDS encoding C40 family peptidase, with protein sequence MATHRRPRQPGRARATVFTAAAAAAVALTAGAAAQAAPGAPAAPSRPAERPAEQPPEQPAERPAEQDVKRQVDQLYTQAEAATERYNGARESLRRLRSESAVLQDQVARGRDALNRMLADLSQVAGAQYRSGGLDPTVQLMLSSDPASYLDRATALDRVSVRQAEVLHEVATRQRALDQRRAEAGAKLAELERVRLALAHDKQTVQQRLGRARALLSTLSVEQRARLAADDARAAHERATRGTGRIDLGDVPAPDGRAATAVAAATGALGSPYFYGATGPRAFDCSGLMYWAWSQAGVTLPRTSQGQAFAGRRVSLADARPGDLVIYYGDMHHVGMYVGGGTIIHAPYPGARVRYESARAMPIAAVVRV
- a CDS encoding rhomboid family intramembrane serine protease codes for the protein MVIPVHDDSPVRRLPLVTYALIAVNAAVFVTGPASGLDPLYGSPQQRGCAQQRYTQRWGAVPEELLTNRPLSPAAVPPPPAGAPHCPPAEVPGKVPALSVVTSLFVHGGWLHLLGNLLFLLVFGRDVEDRMGRLRFLAFYLGVGTVATYGYALAEIHTADATRTLIGASGAIAGVLGASLRLYPKARVTSLVPLLLFLPLRFPAWLVLGFWFAVQWWWAHSADDSDPGVAYLAHVIGFAAGFLATWALYGRARSPRQPPQSPQPAADPRRESDPDPV
- a CDS encoding Lrp/AsnC family transcriptional regulator translates to MITAIVLIKTTVDRIPEIAEAIAALDGVSEVYSVTGTYDLVAMVRVRSHEDLAEVIPGHLNKVPGVQHTETHIAFRTYSQHDLEAAFALGLDE